One window of the Anaeromyxobacter dehalogenans 2CP-C genome contains the following:
- the lipB gene encoding lipoyl(octanoyl) transferase LipB, whose amino-acid sequence MPRVLRTYRLGRVEYEDGLGLMRLAADAVRAGTPAATDFLFLLEHPPVLTLGRSAGREHIVAAPAWLEKQGFEIHETDRGGDVTYHGPGQIVGYPVLDLNGRKDVRRYVGALEEAMIRTCADFGVEAGRHPEHRGCWVGRKKIGAIGVHLSRWITSHGFAFNARTDLAHFQVIVPCGIADPRLGVTSLETELGARGRATPEQAEIENRIAAHLADVLELARTDAGPDLRTISVVPVRGDGRVLLLRRSAERGGFWQQVTGRIEPGESPEQAARRELREETGADLPVASLGYRHAFGLDPSINRVRPGALVVVEEVAFAARVPDGFEPRLSGEHTEHAWVTGEEAAAQLRFPGLRRAVRLALSGRR is encoded by the coding sequence ATGCCGCGCGTCCTGCGCACCTACCGCCTCGGCCGCGTCGAGTACGAGGACGGCCTCGGGCTCATGCGGCTCGCCGCCGACGCGGTCCGCGCCGGCACGCCGGCCGCGACCGACTTCCTGTTCCTGCTCGAGCACCCGCCGGTGCTGACGCTGGGCCGGAGCGCCGGGCGCGAGCACATCGTGGCCGCGCCGGCCTGGCTCGAGAAGCAGGGCTTCGAGATCCACGAGACCGATCGCGGCGGCGACGTCACGTACCACGGGCCCGGCCAGATCGTCGGCTACCCGGTGCTCGACCTGAACGGCCGCAAGGACGTGCGGCGCTACGTGGGGGCGCTGGAGGAGGCGATGATCCGCACCTGCGCCGACTTCGGCGTGGAGGCGGGCCGCCACCCCGAGCACCGCGGCTGCTGGGTGGGGCGCAAGAAGATCGGCGCCATCGGCGTGCACCTCTCGCGCTGGATCACCTCGCACGGCTTCGCGTTCAACGCCCGCACCGACCTCGCGCACTTCCAGGTCATCGTCCCGTGCGGCATCGCCGATCCCCGCCTCGGCGTGACCAGCCTCGAGACCGAGCTGGGGGCGCGCGGCCGGGCCACGCCGGAGCAGGCCGAGATCGAGAACCGGATCGCCGCGCACCTCGCCGACGTGCTGGAGCTGGCCCGCACCGACGCCGGGCCCGACCTGCGCACCATCTCGGTGGTCCCGGTGCGCGGCGACGGGCGGGTGCTCCTGCTCCGCCGCAGCGCGGAGCGCGGCGGCTTCTGGCAGCAGGTGACCGGCCGCATCGAGCCGGGCGAGTCGCCGGAGCAGGCGGCGCGGCGGGAGCTTCGGGAGGAGACCGGCGCGGACCTGCCGGTGGCCTCCCTCGGCTACCGGCACGCGTTCGGCCTCGACCCCAGCATCAACCGCGTCCGGCCGGGCGCGCTGGTGGTGGTGGAGGAGGTGGCGTTCGCGGCCCGGGTGCCGGACGGCTTCGAGCCGCGCCTCTCCGGCGAGCACACCGAGCACGCCTGGGTCACCGGCGAGGAGGCGGCCGCGCAGCTGCGCTTCCCGGGGCTCCGGCGGGCGGTGCGGCTCGCGCTCAGCGGCCGGCGCTGA
- the lpdA gene encoding dihydrolipoyl dehydrogenase, which yields MPTQTYDAIVIGAGTGGYPAAIRLAQLGKKVALVEKDATLGGVCLNWGCIPSKALIAAANLVDEMRGAADRGIIAEPPRVDVAKLREFKDGVVKKLTGGVALLEKGNGVEVVRGTATVVGPTAVEVAGKDGQKTRLEAGAILVATGARPIEIPGFAFDGKDVWSAREAVDLPEVPKRLVCIGGGIIGMELGTVYAKLGAEVTFLEALPQVLTGVDPDAVRLVQKGLRQRGVAVHVNAKAKGYERRGKDLVVKVEIDGKEQEIACDKILVAVGFKPSSAGFGLEQVGVKIGPKGFIEVDPQYRTSVPTIFAAGDVTGPPLLAHKASKEGEIAAEVIAGHKTVRDWVGMPTAIFTDPEVAAVGLSEEEARKQGYDPIVGKFAFGALGRAIAIHHTEGFVKVVGDRKTKLLLGASICGPEAGDLIAEAALALEMGAYLEDVALTIHAHPTLPEAFNEACRAALGEAIHMLNRPERPRKGEAGAGARA from the coding sequence ATGCCCACCCAGACCTACGACGCCATCGTGATCGGCGCCGGCACCGGCGGCTACCCGGCCGCCATCCGCCTCGCGCAGCTCGGCAAGAAGGTCGCGCTCGTCGAGAAGGACGCCACGCTGGGCGGCGTCTGCCTGAACTGGGGGTGCATCCCGTCGAAGGCGCTCATCGCCGCCGCCAACCTGGTGGACGAGATGCGCGGCGCGGCCGACCGCGGGATCATCGCCGAGCCGCCCCGCGTGGACGTCGCGAAGCTGCGCGAGTTCAAGGACGGCGTGGTGAAGAAGCTCACCGGCGGCGTGGCGCTGCTCGAGAAGGGCAACGGCGTCGAGGTGGTGCGCGGGACCGCGACCGTGGTCGGCCCGACGGCGGTCGAGGTCGCCGGCAAGGACGGGCAGAAGACCCGGCTCGAGGCCGGCGCGATCCTGGTCGCCACCGGCGCGCGGCCGATCGAGATCCCGGGGTTCGCGTTCGACGGGAAGGACGTCTGGAGCGCGCGCGAGGCGGTGGATCTCCCGGAGGTGCCGAAGCGCCTGGTCTGCATCGGCGGCGGCATCATCGGCATGGAGCTCGGGACGGTCTACGCGAAGCTCGGCGCGGAGGTGACCTTCCTCGAGGCGCTGCCGCAGGTGCTCACCGGCGTCGATCCGGACGCGGTGCGCCTGGTGCAGAAGGGGCTCCGGCAGCGCGGCGTCGCGGTCCACGTGAACGCGAAGGCGAAGGGCTACGAGCGCCGCGGCAAGGACCTCGTCGTCAAGGTGGAGATCGACGGCAAGGAGCAGGAGATCGCCTGCGACAAGATCCTGGTCGCGGTCGGCTTCAAGCCCAGCTCGGCCGGCTTCGGCCTCGAGCAGGTGGGCGTGAAGATCGGGCCGAAGGGCTTCATCGAGGTGGACCCGCAGTACCGCACCAGCGTGCCCACGATCTTCGCCGCCGGCGACGTGACCGGGCCGCCGCTGCTCGCGCACAAGGCGTCGAAGGAGGGCGAGATCGCGGCCGAGGTCATCGCCGGCCACAAGACGGTGCGCGACTGGGTGGGGATGCCCACCGCCATCTTCACCGACCCCGAGGTCGCCGCGGTGGGGCTCTCGGAGGAGGAGGCCCGCAAGCAGGGCTACGATCCGATCGTCGGCAAGTTCGCGTTCGGCGCGCTGGGCCGCGCCATCGCCATCCACCACACCGAGGGCTTCGTGAAGGTGGTGGGGGATCGCAAGACGAAGCTCCTGCTCGGCGCCAGCATCTGCGGGCCTGAGGCGGGCGACCTCATCGCCGAGGCCGCGCTCGCGCTGGAGATGGGCGCGTACCTGGAGGACGTGGCGCTCACCATCCACGCCCACCCGACGCTCCCGGAGGCGTTCAACGAGGCCTGCCGCGCCGCGCTCGGCGAGGCCATCCACATGCTGAACCGCCCGGAGCGCCCGAGGAAGGGCGAGGCCGGCGCGGGCGCGCGGGCCTGA
- a CDS encoding tRNA threonylcarbamoyladenosine dehydratase, which yields MAGERPVSPRLDRTARLLGLEAMDRLARAHVVVLGIGGVGTVAAEALCRAGVGRLTLVDGERIEETNANRQLHALDGAFGEPKAAALAERLRRVAPGARVDAVVERYDERTAARLVPEGVSFVVDAMDTVVAKLHVIARCLEHRVPIVTSLGAARRLDPTAIQVTDLCDTHADPLAKDVRKYLRRRFGISATAPTGVTAVWSVEAPRPTLALPGDEAGIPGTRPRLPGERRREPKCYGSAMFVTGAFGLAAAAAVVHALTGVAPASPRTLSEAEAKRRRKPRSR from the coding sequence ATGGCCGGCGAACGCCCCGTCTCCCCCCGCCTCGATCGCACCGCCCGGCTGCTCGGGCTCGAGGCCATGGACCGGCTCGCGCGCGCGCACGTGGTGGTGCTGGGCATCGGCGGCGTCGGCACGGTCGCGGCCGAGGCGCTCTGCCGCGCCGGGGTCGGCCGGCTCACGCTGGTGGACGGCGAGCGGATCGAGGAGACGAACGCGAACCGCCAGCTCCACGCGCTCGACGGCGCGTTCGGCGAGCCGAAGGCCGCGGCGCTGGCCGAGCGGCTCCGGCGCGTCGCCCCGGGGGCGCGGGTGGACGCGGTGGTCGAGCGCTACGACGAGCGGACCGCGGCGCGGCTCGTGCCGGAGGGCGTGTCCTTCGTGGTGGACGCGATGGACACGGTGGTGGCGAAGCTGCACGTCATCGCGCGCTGCCTGGAGCACCGCGTCCCGATCGTCACCTCGCTCGGCGCGGCGCGGCGGCTCGACCCGACCGCGATCCAGGTGACGGACCTCTGCGACACGCACGCCGACCCGCTCGCCAAGGACGTGCGCAAGTACCTGCGCCGCCGCTTCGGGATCTCGGCCACCGCGCCCACCGGCGTCACCGCGGTCTGGTCGGTGGAGGCGCCGCGGCCCACGCTGGCGCTGCCCGGGGACGAGGCCGGCATCCCGGGGACGCGCCCGCGGCTGCCCGGGGAGCGGCGCCGCGAGCCGAAGTGCTACGGGAGCGCGATGTTCGTCACGGGGGCGTTCGGGCTCGCCGCCGCGGCGGCGGTGGTGCACGCGCTCACCGGCGTGGCCCCGGCGTCGCCACGCACGCTCTCCGAGGCGGAGGCGAAGCGCCGGCGCAAGCCGCGCAGCCGCTGA
- a CDS encoding TatD family hydrolase encodes MIDSHCHLDARAFDADRAEALARARAAGVTDVVVPAVGPDGWAPLAAWSAATPGVHHGLGIHPQLLPELDPRGDDRRLADLEAALARGGAVAVGECGLDGPSVEAGAPMDRQVAVLRGHLALARRFRLPVVLHCLRAHEPLLALLAEGPLPAGGVLHSFSGSADQVRAYLPSGLHFSFAGPLTYERARKPLEAARAVPRDRLLVETDAPDQTPRPHRGRNEPAYLPGILAALAGALGVGAAEADALTTANARALFRLA; translated from the coding sequence GTGATCGACTCGCACTGCCACCTCGACGCGCGCGCGTTCGACGCGGACCGGGCCGAGGCGCTGGCCCGGGCGCGCGCCGCCGGGGTGACCGACGTGGTGGTGCCGGCGGTGGGGCCGGACGGCTGGGCACCGCTCGCCGCGTGGTCCGCGGCGACCCCGGGCGTCCACCACGGCCTCGGCATCCACCCGCAGCTCCTGCCCGAGCTCGACCCCCGCGGCGACGACCGCCGGCTCGCCGACCTCGAGGCCGCGCTCGCCCGGGGCGGCGCGGTGGCCGTGGGGGAGTGCGGGCTCGACGGCCCCAGCGTCGAGGCGGGCGCGCCCATGGACCGCCAGGTGGCGGTGCTGCGCGGCCACCTGGCGCTGGCGCGCCGCTTCCGGCTGCCCGTGGTCCTCCACTGCCTGCGCGCGCACGAGCCGCTCCTGGCGCTGCTCGCCGAGGGGCCGCTCCCGGCCGGCGGCGTGCTGCACAGCTTCTCCGGCAGCGCCGACCAGGTCCGGGCCTACCTGCCCTCGGGCCTGCACTTCTCGTTCGCCGGACCGCTCACCTACGAGCGCGCCCGGAAGCCGCTCGAGGCCGCGCGGGCGGTGCCGCGGGACCGGCTGCTCGTCGAGACCGACGCGCCCGACCAGACCCCCCGCCCGCACCGCGGCCGCAACGAGCCCGCCTACCTCCCCGGCATCCTCGCCGCGCTGGCGGGCGCGCTCGGCGTGGGCGCGGCCGAGGCGGACGCGCTCACCACCGCGAACGCCCGGGCGCTGTTCCGGCTGGCTTGA
- a CDS encoding dihydrolipoamide acetyltransferase family protein has product MAYKLELPDIGEGVVEAEVQQWFVAPGDAITEDQPLVEVMTDKATVVIPSPKRGTVVKLFWKVGDVAKVHSPLVEIELDDAPPRPAPEAPVRAATAAATAQAAAAASVAVGRPAQAEPPAAAAAPAAAAGPAGAKALATPAVRAMARELGIDVNTVPGTGPGGRVTKDDLSRARGKVNGHGGETQVPAAPAPAAARAPVPAPAPSAAPEADERIPLRGMRRKIAENMARSKRTAAHFTFVEQADVTELVRVKERIAAAAKEEGVKVTFLPFVVKAVVAALRKFPKLNASLDDERGEIVLKRRYDVGVASATDAGLVVPVLRAADRRSLLDLAREIERLSQDTKAGRIRPEDLGNSTFTITSLGALGGLFATPVLNHPEVGILGIHRIRPTPVVRDGQIVARDVMHVSLTSDHRVVDGHEAAAFTYQVIKYLEDPNLLFMQMV; this is encoded by the coding sequence ATGGCCTACAAGCTCGAGCTCCCCGACATCGGCGAGGGGGTCGTCGAGGCGGAGGTCCAGCAGTGGTTCGTCGCCCCCGGCGACGCGATCACCGAGGACCAGCCGCTCGTCGAGGTGATGACCGACAAGGCGACGGTGGTGATCCCGTCGCCGAAGCGCGGCACGGTGGTGAAGCTGTTCTGGAAGGTGGGCGACGTCGCCAAGGTGCACTCGCCGCTCGTCGAGATCGAACTCGACGACGCGCCGCCGCGCCCGGCGCCCGAGGCCCCGGTGCGCGCCGCCACCGCGGCGGCGACGGCCCAGGCGGCCGCGGCGGCGAGCGTCGCCGTGGGCCGGCCGGCCCAGGCCGAGCCGCCCGCGGCGGCGGCGGCCCCCGCGGCGGCGGCCGGGCCCGCGGGCGCGAAGGCGCTCGCCACCCCCGCCGTGCGCGCCATGGCGAGGGAGCTCGGCATCGACGTGAACACGGTGCCGGGCACCGGCCCCGGCGGCCGCGTCACCAAGGACGACCTGTCGCGCGCGCGCGGCAAGGTGAACGGGCACGGCGGCGAGACGCAGGTGCCCGCGGCGCCCGCGCCCGCCGCGGCGCGCGCGCCGGTCCCCGCGCCGGCGCCGTCCGCTGCCCCGGAGGCGGACGAGCGGATCCCCCTCCGCGGCATGCGGCGGAAGATCGCCGAGAACATGGCGCGGTCGAAGCGGACCGCCGCCCACTTCACGTTCGTGGAGCAGGCGGACGTCACCGAGCTGGTCCGGGTGAAGGAGCGGATCGCCGCCGCCGCGAAGGAGGAGGGCGTCAAGGTCACGTTCCTGCCGTTCGTGGTGAAGGCGGTGGTGGCCGCGCTGCGCAAGTTCCCGAAGCTGAACGCGTCGCTCGACGACGAGCGCGGCGAGATCGTGCTGAAGCGCCGGTACGACGTCGGCGTCGCCTCGGCCACCGACGCGGGGCTGGTGGTCCCGGTGCTCCGCGCCGCCGACCGCCGCTCGCTCCTCGACCTCGCCCGCGAGATCGAGCGGCTCTCCCAGGACACCAAGGCCGGCCGCATCCGCCCCGAGGACCTGGGCAACTCCACGTTCACCATCACCAGCCTGGGCGCGCTGGGCGGGCTGTTCGCCACCCCGGTGCTGAACCACCCCGAGGTCGGCATCCTGGGCATCCACCGCATCCGGCCCACGCCGGTGGTGCGCGACGGGCAGATCGTCGCGCGCGACGTGATGCACGTCTCGCTGACGAGCGATCACCGCGTGGTGGACGGGCACGAGGCGGCCGCGTTCACCTACCAGGTGATCAAGTACCTCGAGGATCCGAACCTCCTGTTCATGCAGATGGTGTGA
- a CDS encoding alpha-ketoacid dehydrogenase subunit beta, whose protein sequence is MPTMNIIQAVNDALRIEMRKDPDVVVLGEDVGKFGGVFRATQGLYDEFGADRVIDTPLAEGGIIGTAVGMALYGLKPVPEIQFADFIFPAFDQIVNEVAKYRYRSGGQYACPMVIRTPYGGGIKGGHYHSQSPEAMFIHTAGLKVVVPSNPYDAKGLLISAIRDPDPVLFFEPKRVYRAAKGDVPEGEYAEPLGKAKITRPGNQVTVMAWGSMWHEVDQAAREAAAEGYDCEVIDLRSLQPLDLETIVASVSKTGRAIVVHEAPRTCGFGAEIAALIQERCFLHLEAPVARVTGFDTPFPYTLENEYLPRAPRILKAIREVVAY, encoded by the coding sequence ATGCCCACCATGAACATCATCCAGGCGGTCAACGACGCGCTCCGGATCGAGATGCGCAAGGATCCGGACGTGGTGGTGCTGGGCGAGGACGTCGGCAAGTTCGGCGGCGTGTTCCGCGCCACGCAGGGGCTCTACGACGAGTTCGGCGCCGACCGCGTCATCGACACCCCGCTCGCCGAGGGCGGCATCATCGGCACCGCGGTGGGCATGGCGCTCTACGGCCTGAAGCCGGTGCCGGAGATCCAGTTCGCCGACTTCATCTTCCCGGCGTTCGACCAGATCGTGAACGAGGTGGCGAAGTACCGCTACCGCTCCGGCGGCCAGTACGCCTGCCCCATGGTCATCCGCACGCCGTACGGCGGCGGCATCAAGGGCGGCCACTACCACTCGCAGTCGCCGGAGGCGATGTTCATCCACACCGCCGGCCTGAAGGTGGTCGTCCCGTCCAACCCCTACGACGCCAAGGGGCTCCTCATCAGCGCCATCCGCGACCCGGACCCGGTGCTGTTCTTCGAGCCGAAGCGCGTCTACCGCGCCGCCAAGGGCGACGTCCCCGAGGGCGAGTACGCCGAGCCGCTCGGCAAGGCGAAGATCACGCGCCCCGGCAACCAGGTGACGGTGATGGCCTGGGGCTCGATGTGGCACGAGGTGGATCAGGCCGCGCGCGAGGCGGCGGCCGAGGGGTACGACTGCGAGGTCATCGACCTGCGCTCGCTCCAGCCGCTCGATCTCGAGACCATCGTGGCCTCGGTGTCGAAGACCGGCCGCGCCATCGTGGTGCACGAGGCGCCGCGCACCTGCGGGTTCGGCGCGGAGATCGCCGCGCTGATCCAGGAGCGCTGCTTCCTGCACCTGGAGGCGCCGGTGGCGCGCGTCACCGGCTTCGACACGCCGTTCCCGTACACGCTCGAGAACGAGTACCTGCCGCGCGCGCCGCGCATCCTGAAGGCCATCCGCGAGGTGGTCGCGTACTGA